The window TATCTTTATGGTTTTCATTATCCAGCAATCGTTGATTTCAAAAAAGCTGTCCAAGTAGGTTATCATACATTAATGGCCCACACATTGGCAATTAAAGCCTTTCGTGATGTAAACATGAAGGATGGAACTATTGGGATTATCTTAAATGTCTCTCCTGCTTATGCTAAAAGTGAAGCAGCAGAAGATTTACTAGCAAAAGAAAATTCTGATTTATTAACGACTAAAAGTTTTCTTGATCCAGCTGTTCATGGGATTATTCCAGAGAAGTTGATTCAATTGTTAGCTGATAATCATTTGCTACCAGAAACAGAAGTAGAAGATAAAGAGTTAATAATGGAAAATACAGTTGATTTTATTGGTTTAAATTATTATCAACCACGTAGAGTTCAAGCTGCACCGGCACCTCAATTTCCAGCAAAAATGCCAGAAGATTTCTATGTTCTTTATGATTGGCCAGATAAAAAAATTAATCCCTATCGTGGTTGGGAAATTTATCCAAATGCTTTGTATGATGTGGCAATGATGATGAAAAATGAGTATAAAAATCTACCTTGGTATGTTAGTGAAAATGGGATGGGCGTTGCCAACGAAGAGCGTTTTATGGATGACCATGGTATGATTCAGGATGATTATCGAATTGAGTTTATGCAAGAGCATCTTGAATTTTTGCACAAAGGAATTGAAGAAGGTAGTAACTGTTTTGGTTACCATACGTGGACCTTTGTTGATTGTTGGTCTTGGTTGAACGGGTATCGTAATCGATATGGTTTTTATCGTGTTGATTTAGAGGATCGTTTTAAGCGAACCATGAAAAAAAGTGGTTTGTGGTATAAAAATGTTTCTGAAAAAAATGAAATTTCTTAATTTAATTGAAAAGTTTGGATTAGTTAATTTAGCTAATTCAAACTTTTTTCTATATTTATTGAGAAAATAAATTGATTTATTTCGCTATGAAGTCCTCATATTTGACGGAAGCTGTTTTTATACTTAGAATGTAAGCGTGGACATTTATCGGTTTTTGTCTGTTAACATAGTTTTCAAGAAAAGCACTATAAAGAAAGGTGGAATCGTAGATGAAAAAAATTATGAATCACCCAGAGGCTGT is drawn from Carnobacterium gallinarum DSM 4847 and contains these coding sequences:
- a CDS encoding glycoside hydrolase family 1 protein, which codes for MTKKFPKGFLWGAALSAPQTEGHSLEHGKSPSTWDYWFSIAPEKFNQNQGPENTSNVYDLYLDDCAKMKEIGLNSIRTSIAWTRLLPDGKTVNQEAVNFYRTYFQEMLKQGVEPVINLFHFDMPMWLMEKGGWETRESVDAFAYYAKIAFELFGDIVKKWTTFNEPLVHIECGYLYGFHYPAIVDFKKAVQVGYHTLMAHTLAIKAFRDVNMKDGTIGIILNVSPAYAKSEAAEDLLAKENSDLLTTKSFLDPAVHGIIPEKLIQLLADNHLLPETEVEDKELIMENTVDFIGLNYYQPRRVQAAPAPQFPAKMPEDFYVLYDWPDKKINPYRGWEIYPNALYDVAMMMKNEYKNLPWYVSENGMGVANEERFMDDHGMIQDDYRIEFMQEHLEFLHKGIEEGSNCFGYHTWTFVDCWSWLNGYRNRYGFYRVDLEDRFKRTMKKSGLWYKNVSEKNEIS